One genomic segment of Equus quagga isolate Etosha38 chromosome 20, UCLA_HA_Equagga_1.0, whole genome shotgun sequence includes these proteins:
- the LOC124230831 gene encoding coiled-coil domain-containing protein 177 — protein sequence MVDPVPEEEKAGAEPGGSGGDGAGASVPPDAQGAQQPAASSASASASASAAVPRKGEVPCAAEGGRREQSPLLHLDLFNFDCPEAEGSRYVLTSPRSLEACARCAVKPVELLPRALADLVREAPGRSMRVATGLYEAYEAERRAKLQQCRAERDRIVREEKRRLFTPLGPTAAAAPAPSAGSSSSCSSASLPASPAPRAARKASSSPSPARTQPPPAASRAGRKSHSLDSLSRRREGALSSESGASSSSYSGESLRELRWPPRAPARNSCPAGSASSALNPLGRPSALALVPLTGRSFSLGDLSHSPQTAQHVERIVRQVRAERGLRGVPERDRKIAALMLARHQEERLLLEQRAAAHGQWEQQRVRAEQRREREEREKQRALEQGRRAWAAQVEERRGRRGREEREAARRRQRQCERSEERRRELAERQGLLRRERAERAAREDRLRKLQQEQNLKQREEGLQEGRERAEQVRRERAQRAARAKQRQEGQLQREKRELSRAERARHEALLQGRARQEHEEREGLRSSLEASLGRAQENYEQLVEQRTRELRERARREELQGRRAKEAAERKEREHQAHLEALARAGERRLQHAAQAAEEAVQQKARRVGQSRLEKERTQRANKEKVERDEDCRRQELLQAIGRKLERSEQLSRERRSALESARSTARASFHVREKVREETNTRSFDRMVREAQLQASLDRK from the coding sequence ATGGTGGACCCCGTACCTGAAGAGGAGAAGGCGGGAGCTGAGCCCGGAGGCTCGGGTGGGGACGGAGCCGGCGCGTCTGTGCCCCCTGACGCCCAGGGCGCCCAGCAGCCTGCGGCCTCTTCGGCCTCGGCCTCGGCCTCGGCCTCTGCGGCGGTGCCCCGCAAGGGTGAAGTCCCGTGCGCAGCAGAAGGCGGGCGGCGGGAGCAGTCCCCGCTGCTACACCTCGATCTCTTCAACTTCGACTGTCCGGAGGCCGAGGGCAGTCGCTACGTGCTGACCAGCCCCCGCTCGCTAGAGGCCTGCGCCCGCTGCGCGGTCAAGCCGGTGGAGCTGCTGCCACGGGCCCTGGCAGACCTGGTGCGCGAGGCCCCCGGCCGCTCCATGCGAGTGGCCACGGGCCTGTACGAGGCCTACGAGGCGGAGCGGCGCGCCAAGCTGCAGCAGTGCCGGGCCGAGCGCGACCGCATCGTGCGCGAGGAGAAGCGGCGCCTCTTCACGCCGCTGGGCCCCACGGCCGCCGCGGCCCCGGCCCCCAGCgcgggcagcagcagcagctgcagcagcgcCAGTCTGCCGGCCTCGCCCGCGCCGCGTGCCGCCCGCAAGGCCTCCTCCAGTCCTTCTCCGGCCCGGACCCAACCTCCGCCCGCGGCTTCACGGGCGGGTAGGAAGAGCCATTCGCTAGACTCGCTGTCCCGCCGGCGCGAGGGCGCCCTCAGCTCCGAGTCCGGCGCGTCATCTTCGTCCTACAGTGGGGAGAGCCTGCGGGAGCTACGCTGGCCGCCGCGGGCCCCGGCCAGGAACAGCTGCCCGGCGGGGTCCGCGTCCTCCGCCCTCAACCCTCTGGGCCGCCCGTCCGCCCTGGCCCTGGTTCCGCTCACCGGCCGCAGCTTCAGCCTCGGAGACCTGAGCCACTCGCCGCAGACGGCTCAGCACGTGGAGCGCATCGTGCGCCAAGTACGCGCCGAGCGGGGCCTGCGCGGGGTGCCCGAGCGCGACCGCAAGATCGCGGCACTGATGCTGGCGCGGCACCAGGAGGAGCGCCTGTTGCTGGAGCAGCGCGCCGCAGCCCACGGCCAGTGGGAGCAGCAGCGTGTGCGCGCCGAACAGAGGCGGGAGCGCGAGGAGCGCGAGAAGCAGCGCGCCCTGGAGCAGGGCCGCCGGGCCTGGGCCGCGCAGGTGGAGGAGCGGCGCGGCCGCCGGGGCCGCGAGGAGCGAGAGGCGgcgcggcggcggcagcggcagtGCGAGCGCAGCGAGGAGCGGCGGCGGGAGCTGGCTGAGCGCCAGGGCCTGCTGCGGCGCGAGCGGGCGGAGCGCGCGGCCCGGGAGGACCGGCTGCGTAAGCTGCAGCAGGAGCAGAACCTGAAGCAGCGGGAGGAGGGCCTGCAGGAAGGGCGGGAGCGCGCGGAGCAGGTCCGCAGGGAGCGCGCCCAGCGCGCAGCCCGCGCCAAGCAGCGGCAGGAGGGCCAGCTACAGCGGGAGAAGCGGGAGCTGAGCCGGGCCGAGCGGGCTCGCCACGAGGCGCTGCTGCAAGGCCGGGCCCGGCAGGAGCACGAGGAGCGAGAGGGCCTGCGGAGCTCCCTGGAGGCCAGTTTGGGCCGCGCGCAGGAGAACTACGAGCAGTTGGTGGAGCAGCGCACCCGGGAGCTGCGGGAGCGGGCCCGGCGGGAGGAGCTGCAGGGCCGGCGGGCCAAGGAGGCTGCCGAGCGCAAAGAGCGGGAGCATCAGGCACACCTGGAGGCGCTAGCCCGGGCAGGGGAGCGGCGGCTGCAGCACGCGGCGCAGGCGGCCGAGGAGGCGGTGCAGCAGAAGGCACGGCGCGTGGGCCAGAGCCGGTTGGAGAAGGAGCGGACCCAGCGTGCCAACAAGGAGAAGGTGGAGAGGGACGAAGACTGCCGCCGGCAGGAGCTGCTCCAAGCCATCGGGCGCAAGCTGGAGCGCAGCGAGCAGCTGTCGCGGGAGCGACGTAGCGCGCTGGAGAGCGCACGCTCCACAGCCCGGGCCTCCTTCCACGTGCGCGAGAAGGTGCGAGAGGAGACCAACACGCGCTCCTTTGACCGCATGGTACGCGAGGCCCAGCTGCAGGCCAGCCTGGACCGCAAATGA